A region from the Nonlabens sp. YIK11 genome encodes:
- a CDS encoding RsmB/NOP family class I SAM-dependent RNA methyltransferase, with protein MRFHHNLLQATVDALHNIFNDGKYADQAIQRILKRDTRWGSRDRGFIAETTYDIVRYKRLYAAIANVKEPFKPADLWRMTAVWIVLKGHDVPAWEEYYNTPVRRIKGKFDELSAITKYRESIPDWMDEMGKEELGEELWNKEISALNQQADVVLRTNTLQTDVKTLQEKLLALEIATTTDERFPDALILKERANVFQTELFQNGLFEVQDAGSQTIAPFAQVEPGMRVMDSCAGAGGKSLHLAALMENKGQIISTDIYNGKLNELKRRARRAGAHNIETRLIDSTKVIKKLDGKMDRLVIDAPCSGLGVLRRNPDAKWKLEPEFLDNIRKTQQEILQSYSRVVKPEGMMVYATCSILPSENEKQVETFLNSESGADFELLDSQSLMAHKDGFDGFYMALMKKKK; from the coding sequence ATGAGATTTCACCACAATTTACTTCAGGCAACGGTCGATGCCTTACACAACATATTTAATGACGGCAAATATGCCGATCAAGCCATACAGCGCATTCTTAAAAGGGACACGCGATGGGGTTCTAGAGACCGTGGTTTTATTGCAGAGACGACTTATGATATCGTGCGCTACAAGCGACTCTATGCTGCGATTGCAAATGTAAAAGAGCCATTTAAACCAGCAGATTTATGGCGCATGACTGCCGTATGGATCGTGCTTAAAGGGCATGATGTTCCTGCCTGGGAAGAATATTACAACACGCCGGTACGACGCATCAAAGGAAAATTTGACGAACTATCGGCCATTACCAAATACCGTGAATCCATTCCTGACTGGATGGATGAAATGGGTAAAGAAGAACTGGGCGAAGAATTGTGGAACAAAGAAATAAGCGCCCTTAACCAGCAAGCTGATGTAGTACTGCGGACCAACACACTTCAAACAGACGTTAAAACACTACAGGAAAAATTACTGGCGCTAGAAATAGCAACGACTACAGACGAGCGCTTTCCAGATGCCTTGATTCTTAAAGAACGTGCCAACGTCTTTCAAACCGAATTATTCCAAAATGGCCTTTTTGAGGTACAGGATGCTGGATCGCAGACCATTGCTCCTTTCGCTCAAGTAGAGCCAGGCATGCGTGTCATGGATTCTTGTGCTGGTGCTGGAGGCAAATCATTGCACCTTGCAGCTTTGATGGAAAATAAGGGTCAGATCATCTCGACAGATATTTACAACGGTAAACTTAACGAGCTCAAACGTCGCGCACGTCGCGCTGGTGCCCACAACATAGAAACCCGATTGATTGACTCTACTAAAGTGATCAAAAAATTGGATGGAAAAATGGACCGCCTTGTCATAGATGCACCTTGTAGTGGTTTAGGCGTATTACGCAGAAATCCTGATGCCAAATGGAAACTGGAACCAGAATTTCTAGATAACATAAGAAAAACGCAACAGGAGATTCTGCAATCCTATAGTCGTGTGGTAAAGCCAGAAGGCATGATGGTCTATGCTACTTGCTCCATCCTACCATCAGAGAATGAGAAACAGGTCGAGACCTTTTTGAATTCTGAATCTGGAGCTGATTTTGAGTTGTTAGATTCCCAGTCGCTGATGGCTCACAAAGATGGATTTGATGGGTTTTACATGGCCTTGATGAAAAAGAAAAAATAA
- a CDS encoding ABC transporter substrate-binding protein produces MIIACSEGSDQIDSRTVFRYNEHANITSMDPAFAKDQRNIWACNLMYNGLVKLDNNLQVVPDIADSLGVSSDGLTYSFRLKDSVYFHDNFAFLPDRQAGAKANKTSTSLHKVTAADFKYALERLTDPSVASPGAWVMSNVKQIKAASSKELVIELKQPFPAFLGLLTMKYCSVIPEASRLVDDYDRRSNPIGTGPFYMKRWEENVKLVLRRNDHYFERDEKGAPLPYLEAVAITFKNDKQSEFLEFAQGNLDFINALDPSYKDELLTTQGDLKPAYASSVNMIKAPFLNTEYLGLQLDSDTPELQSLKLRRAINLGFDRVQMIKYLRNNIGTPATKGFIPAGLPAGGQVEGFEYDPLEAQKLVNEYRQVTGDENPQVVISTNANYLDLCEYIQKELEKIGIQVNVEVMPPSTLRQARSAGQLDIYRSSWIADYPDAENYLSLFYSDNFAPNGPNYTHFSNETYDRLYEQALANPDSKARERLYVQMDSLIIDQAAIVPLYYDQSVRFISKNVHGLETNGINILDLTRVYKTAH; encoded by the coding sequence ATGATTATTGCCTGTTCTGAAGGTTCAGATCAGATTGATTCTAGGACTGTTTTCCGTTATAACGAGCATGCCAATATCACAAGTATGGACCCTGCATTTGCCAAGGATCAACGCAACATTTGGGCCTGCAACTTGATGTATAACGGTTTGGTCAAGCTTGATAACAACCTTCAAGTGGTTCCAGATATTGCTGATTCATTGGGAGTTAGCAGCGATGGTCTTACCTATAGCTTTAGATTAAAGGATAGCGTTTATTTTCATGATAATTTCGCTTTCCTGCCTGACCGGCAGGCAGGCGCGAAAGCGAACAAAACTTCAACATCATTACATAAAGTAACCGCAGCCGATTTTAAATATGCTCTGGAACGACTTACAGATCCCAGCGTTGCCTCGCCTGGCGCATGGGTCATGAGCAATGTCAAACAAATCAAGGCAGCATCTTCCAAAGAGTTAGTCATCGAATTGAAACAACCGTTTCCAGCATTTTTGGGATTGTTGACGATGAAATATTGTTCGGTCATTCCAGAAGCTTCACGGTTAGTGGATGACTACGACCGGCGTTCCAATCCCATAGGCACTGGACCTTTCTACATGAAGCGCTGGGAAGAAAATGTCAAACTGGTGTTGCGACGCAACGATCATTACTTTGAACGTGATGAAAAAGGAGCACCACTGCCCTATCTGGAAGCTGTGGCGATCACATTTAAAAATGACAAACAGTCCGAATTTCTGGAGTTTGCCCAAGGTAATCTGGACTTTATCAATGCATTGGATCCTAGCTATAAGGACGAGTTGCTAACGACACAAGGTGATTTAAAACCTGCGTATGCGTCCAGTGTGAATATGATTAAAGCTCCGTTTCTCAATACAGAATATCTAGGCCTACAACTGGATAGTGACACACCGGAATTACAAAGTTTGAAGCTGAGACGTGCCATTAATCTGGGCTTTGATCGGGTTCAAATGATCAAATACTTAAGAAACAACATAGGCACGCCTGCTACAAAAGGTTTCATTCCAGCAGGATTACCCGCTGGCGGACAGGTAGAAGGTTTTGAATATGATCCCTTAGAGGCTCAAAAATTAGTGAACGAATACCGTCAGGTAACAGGTGACGAGAATCCGCAAGTGGTGATAAGTACGAATGCTAACTATCTGGATTTGTGTGAATACATTCAAAAGGAATTAGAGAAAATAGGCATTCAAGTCAACGTAGAAGTAATGCCGCCATCAACCTTGCGACAAGCGCGCAGTGCCGGCCAATTGGATATTTACAGATCCAGCTGGATAGCCGATTACCCAGATGCTGAAAATTATCTTTCCCTATTTTATTCTGACAACTTTGCGCCCAACGGGCCCAATTACACGCATTTTTCCAACGAGACTTATGATCGCCTGTATGAGCAGGCACTAGCCAATCCAGATTCCAAGGCACGCGAACGTCTATACGTTCAAATGGATTCGCTAATCATTGATCAGGCGGCGATCGTTCCTTTATATTATGACCAGAGCGTGAGGTTTATCAGCAAGAATGTTCATGGACTGGAAACCAATGGGATCAATATTTTGGATTTGACTAGAGTGTATAAAACAGCCCATTGA
- the mtaB gene encoding tRNA (N(6)-L-threonylcarbamoyladenosine(37)-C(2))-methylthiotransferase MtaB, translating to MNAVADKKSVAFYTLGCKLNFSETSTIARDFDKQGYDRKEFDEPADIYVINTCSVTENADKRFKSIVKRAQKQNKDAFTIAVGCYAQLKPEELAAVDGVDLVLGATEKFKITDYINQLSKDEPAQIHSCEIDEADFYVGSYSIGDRTRAFLKVQDGCDYKCTYCTIPLARGISRSDTMENVLQNARDIAAQDIKEIVLTGVNIGDFGKGEFGNKLHEHTFLDLVKELDQVEGIERLRISSIEPNLLKNETIDLVSRSRAFVPHFHIPLQSGNNELLGKMKRRYNRELYVDRVNKIKEVMPDGCIGVDVIVGFPGETDAHFMDTFKFLSELNISYLHVFTYSERENTEAAVMDGVVPMNVRKKRSKMLRGLSVKKRRAFYESQLGTTKTVLWEAENKEGFIHGFTENYVKVKTYYNPELVNELQTVKLDTIDEDGIIRIALV from the coding sequence ATGAACGCCGTAGCAGACAAGAAATCCGTTGCTTTTTATACTTTGGGATGTAAGCTTAATTTTAGCGAGACATCGACCATCGCGCGCGATTTTGATAAGCAGGGCTACGATCGCAAGGAGTTTGACGAGCCAGCTGATATCTATGTCATCAACACCTGTAGCGTCACTGAAAATGCTGACAAACGTTTCAAGTCTATTGTCAAGAGAGCACAAAAGCAAAATAAAGATGCGTTTACCATTGCCGTAGGCTGCTATGCGCAATTGAAACCAGAAGAACTGGCGGCCGTCGATGGAGTTGATCTGGTGCTGGGTGCCACCGAGAAGTTCAAGATTACAGATTATATCAACCAGCTGTCCAAAGATGAGCCGGCACAAATCCATTCCTGCGAGATTGATGAGGCAGATTTTTATGTGGGATCTTATTCCATAGGTGATCGTACAAGAGCTTTCTTAAAAGTTCAAGATGGTTGTGATTATAAATGTACCTATTGCACCATACCGCTGGCACGAGGTATTTCACGCAGCGATACCATGGAAAATGTATTGCAAAATGCCCGTGATATTGCTGCGCAGGATATCAAGGAAATCGTACTTACCGGCGTCAACATAGGTGATTTTGGGAAAGGTGAATTTGGCAACAAGCTCCATGAGCATACCTTTTTGGATTTGGTGAAAGAACTAGATCAAGTTGAAGGCATTGAGCGTTTGCGCATTTCTTCCATTGAGCCCAATTTGTTGAAGAATGAAACCATTGATTTGGTTTCCAGATCGCGCGCCTTTGTACCGCACTTTCACATTCCGTTGCAGTCAGGTAATAACGAATTGCTGGGAAAAATGAAGCGTCGTTATAATCGTGAGCTTTATGTGGATCGCGTGAACAAGATCAAAGAAGTAATGCCAGATGGCTGCATAGGTGTTGATGTGATCGTAGGTTTTCCTGGTGAGACAGATGCACATTTTATGGATACGTTTAAGTTCCTGAGTGAATTAAATATTTCCTACCTGCACGTGTTCACTTACAGCGAGCGAGAAAATACAGAAGCCGCTGTGATGGATGGCGTCGTGCCCATGAACGTGCGTAAAAAGCGTTCCAAAATGCTGCGTGGCTTATCGGTCAAAAAACGCAGAGCCTTCTATGAGAGTCAGCTAGGTACAACAAAGACAGTTCTCTGGGAAGCTGAAAATAAGGAAGGTTTTATCCATGGTTTTACCGAGAACTACGTAAAGGTCAAAACCTATTACAATCCAGAGCTGGTCAATGAATTACAGACCGTAAAGCTTGATACGATCGATGAAGATGGTATTATTAGGATAGCGTTGGTTTAG
- a CDS encoding tRNA dihydrouridine synthase, whose protein sequence is MRDFKLLSSPLQGFTDFRFRNALHEFYGGIDTYYAPYIRFNGKLEIKSSYQRDLDPENNQVPELIPQVMTADADEFLLAANYIKSLGYKELNWNLGCPYPMVTKRGMGSGLICNHEGIDHILERVHAETDVTISMKMRLGYHETTEILEAFETLKKYPLKSIAVHARTGQQLYKGGVHLDAFEKCIEQSPHTLYYNGDITTVEVFQQRLERFPSIEHFMIGRGLIADPYLPLMIKQNIHEHPSDRWERFRAFHDQIFTQYDAFLQGPTPIKMKMQGFWGYFAEQFDNPQKTFKKIKKAGNTKNYQIAVNEILNSVK, encoded by the coding sequence ATGCGCGATTTCAAACTACTTTCCTCACCATTACAAGGCTTTACCGATTTTAGATTCCGTAATGCGTTGCATGAATTTTATGGTGGTATTGATACCTATTATGCTCCCTATATAAGATTCAACGGGAAACTGGAAATCAAATCTTCCTATCAAAGAGATCTGGACCCAGAGAATAATCAGGTTCCTGAACTGATCCCACAAGTCATGACGGCAGATGCAGATGAGTTTCTGCTGGCAGCAAATTATATCAAATCCTTAGGCTATAAAGAGCTCAACTGGAATCTAGGTTGTCCCTATCCCATGGTGACCAAACGCGGTATGGGATCTGGACTTATCTGTAATCATGAAGGCATCGACCACATTCTCGAAAGAGTTCATGCAGAAACTGATGTGACCATCTCCATGAAAATGCGATTGGGCTATCACGAGACGACAGAGATTCTTGAGGCCTTTGAAACGCTCAAAAAATATCCGCTTAAAAGTATTGCGGTCCACGCTCGTACGGGTCAACAATTATATAAAGGTGGCGTGCATCTAGATGCCTTTGAAAAATGCATAGAGCAATCGCCGCATACGTTATATTATAATGGAGATATTACCACGGTAGAAGTATTTCAGCAGCGACTGGAGCGCTTTCCCAGCATTGAACATTTTATGATAGGCCGCGGACTCATCGCAGATCCTTACCTACCACTTATGATCAAGCAAAATATTCATGAACACCCATCAGATCGTTGGGAACGATTCCGGGCTTTCCACGATCAGATCTTCACGCAATACGATGCGTTTCTTCAAGGTCCAACGCCCATCAAAATGAAGATGCAGGGATTCTGGGGTTATTTTGCAGAGCAATTTGACAACCCACAAAAGACGTTTAAAAAGATCAAGAAAGCTGGAAATACAAAAAATTATCAAATTGCTGTCAACGAGATCTTGAACTCGGTTAAATAA
- a CDS encoding energy transducer TonB: MYRLFASLLLFNLFSFSVYAQTEISISKKNEKLLGQSYKYYSKKKFDKALNYVEKAMQESEVQDIAMASLLEGNIHFALDNLEEAKTAYLKAIQVSKPTDNAAYTAQIGLARSMTKINRRKEIETKKREREALKDSTDTKKKNKDKTAAFAIIEQVPIYPGCERKLSNAAYKSCMQEKITAHVSENFNTGVSKAIGIKGKININVQFKISAQGDVIDIYAKALNPLLEEEAIRVIQRLPNMQPGTQQGKPVNVIYGLPIIFQLN; this comes from the coding sequence TCTCCTTTTCGGTTTATGCACAAACGGAAATATCGATAAGCAAAAAGAATGAAAAGCTACTGGGCCAGTCTTATAAGTACTACTCCAAAAAGAAATTTGACAAAGCGTTGAATTATGTAGAAAAGGCCATGCAGGAATCTGAAGTTCAAGATATTGCCATGGCATCATTACTGGAAGGCAACATTCACTTTGCACTAGATAACTTAGAAGAAGCCAAAACAGCCTACCTAAAAGCCATTCAGGTTTCAAAACCAACTGATAATGCAGCCTACACGGCGCAAATAGGCCTCGCTCGCAGTATGACTAAAATAAACCGACGTAAGGAAATTGAGACCAAGAAAAGGGAAAGGGAAGCTTTAAAAGACTCCACAGATACTAAAAAGAAGAACAAAGACAAAACTGCTGCCTTTGCCATAATTGAACAGGTTCCTATCTATCCTGGTTGTGAACGAAAGCTGTCCAATGCCGCTTACAAAAGCTGCATGCAGGAAAAAATCACGGCGCACGTTTCTGAAAACTTCAATACAGGTGTTTCCAAAGCCATAGGCATCAAGGGTAAAATTAATATAAATGTGCAATTTAAGATTAGTGCCCAAGGTGATGTCATCGATATTTATGCAAAGGCTTTGAACCCTTTACTGGAAGAAGAAGCCATACGAGTGATCCAGCGCCTACCTAACATGCAACCCGGCACGCAGCAAGGAAAACCAGTAAACGTCATTTATGGTCTGCCGATCATTTTTCAGCTGAATTGA
- a CDS encoding sialidase family protein, with amino-acid sequence MRKIFLFLLPGLLLSCKNDSTSTYQSPKEVSIQLEPISTDTLSVRALDVKDGTFWFAGNRSTYGAYHDTLGSIQKGRVVFNGNDQLELRSIAVTADYTFILTAGNPALIYRISHQNDSLALVYEESGEKVFYDSMKFWNDMDGIAMGDPQEDCFTVLTTNDGGDTWSKITCDKLPTIVEGEAAYAASNSNIALQGDHIWIATGGLAARVLHSPDHGKTWEVQETPMTSGGEMTGIYALDFYDENLGVMIGGDWNAKDNKIANKAITRDGGKTWKLIADGNGPGYCSDIAFVPQTHGNELIAVGSPGIWWSGNQGQDWKQLSTTGFYTIAMIDDQQGLLAGNNQISRFELDRK; translated from the coding sequence ATGAGAAAGATCTTCTTATTTCTATTGCCAGGTTTGTTGCTGTCCTGCAAGAACGACTCAACATCAACATATCAATCACCCAAGGAAGTCTCCATACAATTGGAACCTATATCTACAGATACATTGAGCGTACGGGCGCTGGATGTGAAGGACGGCACCTTCTGGTTTGCAGGTAATCGCAGCACCTACGGTGCTTATCATGACACTTTAGGCAGCATTCAAAAAGGTCGTGTTGTTTTTAACGGCAACGATCAATTGGAACTTAGATCCATCGCGGTTACTGCCGATTACACCTTTATCCTTACGGCTGGAAATCCCGCTTTGATCTATAGGATATCGCACCAAAACGATTCACTGGCGCTGGTGTATGAAGAATCTGGTGAGAAGGTATTTTACGACAGCATGAAATTTTGGAACGACATGGACGGTATTGCCATGGGCGACCCGCAGGAAGATTGTTTTACAGTTTTGACCACCAACGATGGCGGCGACACTTGGTCCAAGATAACTTGCGATAAATTACCTACAATAGTAGAAGGAGAAGCGGCTTATGCGGCTAGCAACTCTAACATTGCCTTGCAAGGTGACCATATATGGATCGCAACAGGTGGCTTGGCTGCCAGAGTATTGCACAGCCCAGATCACGGCAAAACCTGGGAAGTTCAAGAAACGCCTATGACGAGCGGTGGCGAGATGACTGGTATCTATGCGCTGGATTTTTATGACGAAAACCTAGGTGTTATGATAGGCGGCGATTGGAATGCAAAGGATAATAAGATTGCCAATAAGGCGATTACCCGCGATGGCGGTAAAACTTGGAAACTCATCGCCGACGGGAATGGTCCTGGTTATTGCAGCGACATTGCTTTTGTACCTCAAACACATGGTAACGAACTTATCGCTGTAGGTAGCCCTGGAATATGGTGGAGCGGCAATCAAGGCCAAGACTGGAAACAGTTATCAACTACTGGTTTTTACACCATTGCGATGATTGATGATCAACAAGGACTGTTAGCAGGAAACAACCAGATCAGCCGATTTGAACTTGATCGAAAATAG